The Methylosinus sp. PW1 genome has a segment encoding these proteins:
- a CDS encoding PqqD family protein produces MVAPLRSSSWYRVADLKPRLRSHARIHRQRHRGQLWYVLQDRQNGQFHRLSPLAHHIVCLMDGRRTIDQIWEMMGERYGDDQPTQDETIRLLAQVHAADLLIGDVPPDMDELAHRADRHSRRSFVQNIRNPLAIRIPLIDPERFLAATAPLGRLLFSWWGFGFWLATIAIGLALAGMRWTALTHNVADRVLSAENIVLLLLVYPLVKALHEIGHGMATARWGGEVHELGVMLLVLMPVPYVDASASAAFQEKRRRVIVGAAGIMVEMFLAAVAMMVWALVEKGFVRAAAFDVMLIGSASTLLVNGNPLLRFDGYYILADLIEIPNLGARANAYALYLLQRHAFGLAHLPSPATSPGEARWLLAYAAASFLYRMTVTFGIALFIGSRFFILGILLALWGVVTGVALPLAKGFNRLLTDPQLRSVRGRAILVSGLATAALIVLATVVPVPYATMAQGVVVVPEKSTLRVRADGEVIDALLADDLYVEAGTRVATLADPILAGETAVLEAQTEAYRLRLEAVANSDLVQANIFREELRRLEGALALNRRRMADLSILAETSGRLILPRASDLPGKFLKKGDLLGYVIAEGDPVVRVVVPQSDIDLVRSRTMKVEIRFVGRVDRVIPAVVAREAPAALDELPSLALSKRGGGDIAIDPTKTDAPRALETQFHLDLHVAPQEERMNIGERVYVRFDHGAEPVAWRIWRAARQLLLRQFGV; encoded by the coding sequence ATGGTCGCGCCCCTGCGCAGCTCCTCCTGGTATCGCGTCGCCGATCTCAAGCCGCGATTGCGCTCGCATGCGCGAATCCATCGCCAGCGCCATAGAGGCCAGCTGTGGTACGTTCTGCAGGACCGGCAGAATGGGCAGTTTCATCGACTGTCGCCCTTGGCGCATCATATCGTCTGCCTCATGGACGGTCGCCGCACCATCGACCAGATTTGGGAGATGATGGGCGAGCGCTATGGCGACGATCAGCCCACGCAGGACGAAACCATTCGTCTTCTCGCCCAGGTTCATGCCGCGGATCTGCTGATCGGCGACGTTCCGCCGGACATGGACGAATTGGCGCATCGGGCGGACAGGCACAGTCGCCGAAGCTTCGTGCAGAACATTCGCAATCCGCTGGCGATCCGCATTCCGCTCATCGATCCCGAGCGATTCCTCGCCGCGACGGCGCCGCTCGGCCGACTCTTGTTCAGCTGGTGGGGCTTCGGCTTCTGGCTCGCGACGATCGCCATCGGGCTCGCGCTCGCCGGCATGCGATGGACCGCGCTCACGCATAATGTCGCCGATCGCGTCCTGTCCGCGGAGAACATCGTTCTTCTGCTGCTGGTCTATCCGCTCGTCAAAGCGCTGCATGAGATCGGCCATGGCATGGCGACGGCGCGCTGGGGCGGCGAGGTGCATGAGCTCGGCGTCATGCTGCTCGTGCTGATGCCGGTCCCCTATGTCGACGCCTCCGCCTCGGCCGCATTTCAGGAAAAGCGGCGCCGCGTCATCGTCGGCGCGGCGGGAATCATGGTCGAAATGTTCCTCGCGGCCGTGGCGATGATGGTCTGGGCGCTCGTCGAGAAAGGCTTCGTGCGCGCCGCGGCGTTCGACGTCATGCTGATCGGCAGCGCCTCGACATTGCTCGTCAACGGCAATCCGCTGCTGCGCTTCGACGGCTATTACATTCTCGCCGATCTGATCGAGATTCCCAATCTCGGCGCGCGCGCCAACGCCTATGCGCTCTATCTGCTGCAGCGCCACGCCTTCGGCCTCGCGCATCTTCCATCGCCGGCGACCTCGCCGGGCGAGGCGCGCTGGCTTCTCGCCTATGCCGCGGCCTCGTTCCTCTACCGAATGACAGTGACCTTCGGCATCGCTCTGTTCATCGGCTCGCGATTCTTCATCCTCGGCATTCTGCTCGCGCTATGGGGAGTCGTGACCGGCGTCGCGCTGCCGCTCGCGAAAGGCTTCAATCGCCTCCTCACCGATCCGCAGCTGCGGAGCGTGCGCGGACGAGCGATCCTCGTCTCCGGTCTGGCGACGGCGGCGCTCATCGTCCTCGCCACTGTGGTTCCTGTTCCTTATGCGACCATGGCCCAGGGCGTCGTCGTCGTCCCGGAGAAGTCCACGCTTCGCGTGCGCGCCGACGGCGAGGTGATCGACGCGCTTCTCGCCGACGATCTCTATGTCGAAGCCGGAACCCGCGTCGCGACGCTGGCGGACCCGATCCTCGCCGGCGAGACCGCTGTTCTGGAGGCGCAGACGGAGGCCTATCGCCTGCGGCTCGAAGCCGTCGCCAACTCCGATCTCGTGCAGGCCAATATTTTTCGCGAGGAGCTGCGTCGCCTCGAAGGAGCCTTGGCGCTGAACCGGCGCCGCATGGCCGATCTTTCGATCCTCGCCGAGACTTCCGGCCGTCTCATCTTGCCGCGCGCGTCGGATCTTCCCGGAAAATTTCTGAAGAAGGGCGATCTTCTCGGCTATGTCATCGCCGAAGGCGATCCGGTCGTGCGCGTCGTGGTTCCGCAATCGGATATCGATCTCGTGCGCAGCCGGACGATGAAGGTGGAGATTCGATTCGTCGGCCGCGTCGATCGCGTGATTCCCGCCGTCGTCGCGCGCGAGGCCCCGGCGGCTCTGGACGAATTGCCGAGTCTCGCGCTCAGCAAGCGCGGCGGCGGCGACATTGCGATCGATCCGACCAAGACCGATGCGCCGCGCGCGCTCGAAACGCAGTTCCATCTCGACCTTCATGTCGCGCCGCAAGAGGAGCGAATGAACATAGGCGAGCGTGTCTATGTGCGTTTCGATCACGGCGCCGAGCCCGTCGCCTGGCGTATCTGGCGCGCCGCGCGCCAACTGCTGTTGAGGCAGTTCGGTGTCTGA
- a CDS encoding helix-turn-helix domain-containing protein, which yields MKAPSSHETAFRDAASADPLREAFLRRSMDTITRIAAHADLKILSEALAASTGFGALARVLADAATAEASLVDLDPLAPLVARNAEHRVQLLDAAGGALSSTEVAQQLGVSRQAIEKRRRANRLLAVRMGGDWRYPRCQLDEAEGTVVAGLATILDVFAKAGPWVAMDFLLAPDDALGGETPMQRLRREGLTPELERLARIEQGDGFA from the coding sequence ATGAAAGCCCCATCTTCGCACGAGACCGCCTTCCGCGACGCCGCGAGCGCCGACCCTTTGCGCGAGGCGTTTCTCCGTCGCTCCATGGACACCATCACGCGGATTGCCGCGCATGCCGATCTGAAAATACTCTCCGAAGCGCTCGCCGCCTCCACAGGTTTCGGCGCCCTCGCGCGCGTGCTGGCGGACGCCGCGACCGCCGAAGCCTCGCTTGTCGATCTGGACCCGCTCGCCCCGCTCGTGGCGCGGAATGCGGAACATCGCGTCCAGCTCCTCGACGCCGCTGGAGGCGCGCTTTCCTCGACCGAGGTCGCGCAACAGCTCGGCGTCAGCCGGCAGGCGATCGAAAAGCGGCGTCGCGCCAATAGGCTGCTGGCCGTGCGCATGGGCGGCGATTGGCGCTATCCGCGTTGCCAGCTCGACGAGGCCGAGGGGACGGTCGTCGCCGGGCTGGCGACGATACTCGACGTCTTCGCCAAAGCCGGTCCTTGGGTCGCGATGGATTTTCTGTTGGCGCCCGACGACGCTCTCGGAGGCGAGACGCCGATGCAGAGGCTGCGGCGCGAGGGACTGACGCCGGAGCTGGAGCGACTCGCCCGGATCGAACAAGGCGACGGCTTCGCGTGA
- a CDS encoding DUF3467 domain-containing protein, whose protein sequence is MDQVESNVQPAADIVDGVRQSAVLWDDRNMVTHFANVVNIQSTLEQVDLFFGTNKTWNIGNERQVHVELTDRVILSPHAAKRLSVALAGVLKEYESRHGALKIDGR, encoded by the coding sequence ATGGATCAGGTCGAGTCGAATGTGCAGCCCGCCGCCGATATTGTAGACGGCGTCCGCCAGTCGGCGGTGCTCTGGGACGACCGCAACATGGTCACGCATTTCGCCAATGTCGTGAACATTCAGAGCACGCTCGAGCAAGTGGACCTGTTCTTCGGCACCAATAAGACCTGGAACATCGGCAACGAACGTCAGGTGCATGTCGAATTGACCGATCGCGTCATCCTCAGCCCTCATGCGGCCAAGCGTCTCAGCGTCGCGCTGGCCGGCGTTCTCAAGGAATATGAGAGCCGTCACGGCGCGTTGAAAATCGACGGGCGCTGA
- a CDS encoding efflux RND transporter periplasmic adaptor subunit, translating into MSIARTVIAAALAMCSASSAGAARAENRRIDCVIDPTMTVKLGSPTAGLVSEVLVDRGDVVVAGQVVARLESSVEAATLELNRARAASAARVEAQAARLTLSRARMGRARELLARNSFTRDKFDEQRADTRVAEEDLAREKVELRLAELEVERSRAVLEQRTIRSPIAGVIGERKLSPGEFVHQDTFIMSVVHLDPLHVEAFLPVAMYPKIKLGEAVMVSPDEPVGGSRLATVSVIDRVFDPASATFGVRLLLPNPDNRLPGGQRCKLDFDEAARERDAQ; encoded by the coding sequence ATGTCGATCGCGCGAACCGTCATCGCCGCGGCTCTGGCGATGTGCAGCGCTTCGTCGGCCGGCGCGGCGCGCGCCGAAAATCGTCGGATCGATTGCGTCATCGATCCGACGATGACGGTCAAGCTCGGCAGCCCGACTGCGGGATTGGTGTCCGAGGTGCTCGTCGATCGCGGAGACGTCGTCGTCGCTGGCCAAGTGGTCGCGCGGCTCGAGTCGAGCGTCGAAGCCGCGACGCTCGAATTGAATAGAGCCCGCGCTGCGAGCGCGGCGCGCGTCGAGGCTCAAGCCGCGCGGCTGACGCTCAGCCGAGCGCGCATGGGCCGCGCGCGAGAGCTGCTCGCGCGCAACAGCTTCACGCGTGACAAATTCGACGAGCAGAGAGCGGATACGCGCGTCGCGGAAGAAGATCTGGCGCGTGAGAAGGTCGAATTGCGGCTTGCCGAGCTCGAGGTCGAGCGCTCTCGCGCCGTGCTCGAGCAGAGGACCATTCGCAGCCCTATCGCGGGGGTGATCGGCGAGCGCAAGCTATCGCCGGGCGAGTTCGTCCATCAGGACACTTTCATCATGAGCGTCGTGCATCTCGATCCGCTGCATGTCGAAGCGTTTCTTCCGGTCGCCATGTATCCGAAGATCAAGCTCGGCGAGGCCGTCATGGTGTCGCCGGACGAGCCCGTCGGCGGGAGCCGTCTCGCGACGGTCTCGGTGATCGATCGCGTATTCGATCCGGCGAGCGCGACATTCGGCGTTCGCCTTCTCTTGCCGAATCCGGACAATCGGCTGCCGGGCGGCCAACGCTGCAAGCTCGATTTCGACGAGGCGGCGCGTGAGAGGGACGCGCAATGA
- a CDS encoding TolC family outer membrane protein, with translation MNAARARRLCAFMSCFVALAAQESRSETLKSALASAYANNPDLEEQRAVVRIRDEDVSKAAAGHRPKAGASFSAGPQKSSVRQPGGRDQLRNRLYTDDENFGHPRSGTLNLSLTVFDGWRSDNSMRQAESGVLAARAILSAAEQEVLLHAATVYMDVLRDTAALGLRKHNRAVLMEQLRVARDRAEMGMATIADVAQAEAALAQAEADHVGARESLRASVVEYREVIGHAPERLEPAKGCERDLPTTAEQAVERAVAAHPQVISSLHQVDVATMAVKVAEGALMPSLSVGGQVFQQYDSYLGYPGTRQFSAQVTGTLNVPLYDGGAEYSAVRQAKRQLGQAQAHVSAQRSVVRAKLAASYSRLATANAALHYGGTVVRSSERALQQIRNEAEFGQRTFLDVLNAQQALFDARVKMVSAQHDRVVASCSVLAGIGGLSAESLNLDVERYDPAKNLEQIRELWIGLDTPEAAASPSTPRISN, from the coding sequence ATGAACGCGGCGCGCGCGCGGCGCCTTTGCGCATTCATGTCGTGCTTCGTGGCGCTCGCGGCGCAAGAGAGCCGTTCGGAGACGTTGAAGAGCGCTCTGGCTTCGGCCTACGCCAATAATCCGGACCTCGAGGAACAGCGCGCGGTCGTGCGGATTCGTGATGAGGACGTGTCCAAAGCTGCGGCGGGACATCGGCCGAAGGCTGGCGCGTCCTTCAGCGCGGGGCCGCAAAAGTCGAGCGTCCGTCAACCGGGCGGTCGCGATCAGCTGAGGAACCGCCTCTACACCGATGATGAGAATTTCGGCCATCCGCGCAGCGGCACGCTGAATCTGTCGTTGACGGTGTTCGACGGCTGGCGTTCGGATAATTCCATGCGTCAGGCGGAGTCCGGCGTGCTCGCGGCGCGCGCGATTCTGTCGGCCGCGGAGCAGGAAGTGCTGCTGCATGCGGCGACCGTCTATATGGATGTGCTGCGCGACACTGCGGCGCTGGGTCTGCGCAAGCACAATCGGGCCGTTCTCATGGAGCAGCTGCGCGTGGCGCGCGATCGGGCCGAAATGGGAATGGCGACGATCGCCGATGTCGCGCAGGCCGAAGCGGCGCTGGCGCAAGCCGAGGCCGACCATGTCGGGGCGCGCGAATCCTTGCGGGCGAGCGTCGTCGAATATAGGGAGGTGATCGGCCATGCGCCCGAGCGGCTCGAGCCTGCGAAAGGCTGCGAGCGTGATCTGCCGACGACGGCCGAGCAGGCTGTCGAACGGGCCGTCGCCGCGCATCCGCAGGTGATCTCGTCACTTCATCAAGTGGATGTCGCGACGATGGCGGTGAAGGTCGCCGAGGGCGCGCTCATGCCGTCGCTTTCCGTAGGCGGGCAAGTCTTCCAGCAATATGATTCCTATCTCGGCTATCCCGGCACGCGGCAGTTTTCGGCGCAGGTGACGGGAACGCTCAATGTGCCATTGTATGATGGCGGCGCCGAATATTCCGCGGTCAGGCAGGCCAAGCGGCAGCTCGGTCAGGCGCAGGCGCATGTCTCGGCTCAGCGCAGCGTCGTTCGCGCCAAGCTCGCCGCGAGCTACAGCCGTCTTGCGACCGCCAATGCGGCGCTGCATTACGGCGGAACGGTGGTGAGATCCTCGGAAAGGGCTCTCCAGCAAATTCGCAACGAGGCGGAATTCGGCCAAAGAACTTTTCTCGATGTGCTGAATGCGCAGCAGGCGCTATTCGACGCTCGGGTGAAAATGGTCTCGGCGCAGCATGATCGTGTCGTCGCCTCCTGCTCCGTTCTCGCCGGGATCGGCGGCCTATCCGCCGAGAGCTTGAATCTCGACGTCGAACGATATGATCCGGCGAAGAATCTGGAGCAGATACGTGAGCTTTGGATCGGCCTGGACACGCCGGAGGCTGCTGCGTCGCCGTCGACTCCGCGAATCTCGAATTAG
- a CDS encoding prepilin peptidase, whose product MAEAAVARFAPAIGWLAGRGAGGIVERVAEHEAELRALSDAELRLRGRALRGTLYRCRARDPKAIAEAFAVIREASDRVLGMRHFDVQLIGGDILLGGMIAEMDTGEGKTLTATLAAATAALAGVPTHVVTVNDYLARRDADLMRPLYEFLGLRVGVVTQEMAPEQKAAAYACDIAYCTNKTLAFDYLRDRLALGRRSGDLRHKLARLAAPAVPERDLLLRGLHFAIVDEADSILIDEARTPLILSRELQSTSEQEDFVRALKIAERMSEGRDYLIRLDERRVELTASGRALLAEFAQPLKSRWRMTAQREEWAVQAITAMRLFHRDEHYIVRGGKVEIVDEHTGRVMADRFWSDGLHQMIEVKEGCAISGVRATIARMTYQRFFRRYQRLAGMTGTAAEVAGELWSVYRLAVARAPTNRPSRRELLRDRIVATESEKWRAIVETIAEHHRRGAPVLLGARSVASSRRASECLATADLAHVVLNAAQDAAEAEIVAAAGRRGRITVATNMAGRGTDIKLDDDVSELGGLHVIMSELHDARRIDRQLAGRCARQGQPGRFQSILSLEDGLTDTNVLPFERHLMYVMIRAGWSWPARFALRAAQRRAERLHAHMRRELLDRDETLDHALAFTGKAE is encoded by the coding sequence ATGGCGGAAGCGGCGGTGGCGCGATTTGCGCCAGCGATCGGATGGCTCGCGGGGCGCGGCGCCGGCGGCATTGTGGAACGTGTCGCCGAGCATGAGGCGGAGCTGCGCGCGCTGTCCGACGCCGAGCTGCGCCTGCGTGGCCGAGCGCTGCGCGGAACGCTGTATCGCTGTCGCGCGCGCGACCCGAAGGCGATCGCGGAAGCATTCGCGGTGATCCGCGAGGCGTCGGATCGCGTGCTGGGAATGCGACATTTCGACGTGCAGCTGATCGGCGGCGATATTCTTCTCGGCGGCATGATCGCCGAGATGGACACGGGCGAAGGCAAGACGCTCACGGCGACATTGGCGGCCGCGACCGCGGCGCTGGCCGGAGTCCCGACCCATGTCGTCACGGTAAATGACTATCTCGCGCGCCGCGACGCCGATCTGATGCGGCCGCTCTATGAATTTCTCGGACTGCGCGTCGGCGTCGTCACGCAGGAGATGGCGCCCGAGCAAAAAGCGGCCGCCTACGCCTGCGACATCGCCTATTGCACGAACAAGACTCTCGCCTTCGATTATTTGCGGGACCGCTTGGCGCTCGGGCGGCGGAGCGGCGATCTCCGGCACAAGCTCGCGCGGCTCGCGGCGCCGGCGGTGCCGGAGCGCGATCTCCTGCTGCGGGGCTTGCACTTCGCCATCGTCGACGAGGCGGACAGCATACTCATCGACGAGGCGCGCACGCCGCTCATTCTCTCGCGCGAGCTGCAATCGACCTCCGAGCAGGAGGATTTCGTTCGAGCGCTCAAGATCGCGGAGCGGATGAGTGAGGGACGTGACTATCTGATCCGTCTCGACGAGCGTCGTGTCGAGCTGACCGCCTCCGGCCGCGCATTGCTCGCCGAATTCGCGCAGCCGCTCAAAAGCCGTTGGCGCATGACGGCGCAGCGCGAGGAATGGGCGGTTCAAGCGATCACGGCGATGCGCCTCTTCCACCGCGACGAGCATTATATCGTGCGCGGCGGGAAGGTGGAGATCGTGGACGAGCATACTGGACGCGTCATGGCCGACCGCTTCTGGAGCGATGGGCTCCATCAGATGATCGAGGTCAAGGAAGGATGCGCGATCTCGGGCGTGCGGGCGACGATCGCCAGAATGACCTATCAGCGCTTCTTCCGACGCTATCAGCGTCTCGCTGGAATGACGGGCACGGCCGCCGAGGTCGCGGGCGAGCTGTGGAGCGTCTATCGGCTCGCCGTCGCGCGCGCGCCGACCAACAGGCCCTCGCGACGCGAGCTGCTTCGAGATCGCATCGTCGCGACGGAGTCGGAAAAATGGCGCGCCATCGTGGAGACGATCGCGGAGCATCATCGGCGGGGCGCGCCGGTTCTGCTCGGCGCAAGGTCGGTGGCTTCTTCGCGCAGAGCGAGCGAATGTCTCGCTACGGCGGATTTGGCGCATGTCGTTCTCAACGCCGCGCAGGACGCCGCCGAGGCGGAGATCGTGGCCGCCGCCGGGCGGCGCGGCCGCATCACCGTCGCGACGAACATGGCCGGCCGCGGGACCGACATCAAGCTCGACGACGATGTGAGCGAATTGGGCGGATTGCACGTCATAATGTCGGAGCTTCATGACGCTCGCAGAATCGATCGACAGCTCGCTGGACGATGCGCGCGGCAAGGGCAGCCCGGTCGCTTCCAATCGATCTTATCGCTCGAGGACGGCCTGACGGACACCAACGTTTTACCCTTCGAACGGCACCTAATGTACGTAATGATTCGTGCCGGCTGGTCATGGCCTGCGCGTTTCGCTCTTCGCGCTGCGCAGCGTCGCGCGGAACGGCTTCATGCTCATATGCGTCGCGAATTATTGGATAGAGACGAGACTCTCGATCATGCGCTCGCCTTCACAGGAAAAGCCGAATAA
- a CDS encoding efflux RND transporter periplasmic adaptor subunit, which yields MTLLASAEGAGGPRPPERARLLDEERVSVLEQALWKRLDDAADLDAVLAAWLALQCGMISFATCGAVALRDHSGNRKIASWPEGVDAVSRLHSTIDLAVTQRRGVVSKPALESGAPSPVAQIAFPIIIDDKALGAAAIEIQGDAPAQARLAARQLQWGVARVRERLRMDAAAESTHRLRRVSGVLDMLAVALEEEGFALACRACVTELASLYACERVSVGFAQESGVRVVAISHSAHFGKDLNLVRLLNGAMNEAVDQHAIVLYPTRADESTIVRAHAELAEAHGCAAILTMPMFAKDQFIGALSFERGKDRPFQPDEIAFLECLASALGPVLDIRRRDDRWLIVKAWESLRAQAHDLVGPGHVGRKLVALALIASTMLLYLVTDVYRVNANAVIEGRVQRAIVAPFNGFIEEAHVRAGDEVRSGEALATLDDREFALERLRWVTERQKKQYEFERAGGARNRADARVLGAEMQESEAQIKLADEQLARTKLRAPFDGLVVSGDLSQSVGAAVQRGQLLFEIAPLDDWRVVLDVDESQVNEIVKGAPGELLIAALPNETFPLIVEKITPVAKADEGANTFRIEAALRASSPKLRPGMRGVGKVEAGRRRIGWIWTRSLADWLKVWSWRWLD from the coding sequence GTGACATTGCTCGCGAGCGCAGAGGGGGCCGGCGGTCCGCGGCCCCCTGAGAGAGCGCGGCTGCTCGACGAGGAGCGCGTCTCCGTCCTCGAGCAGGCGCTGTGGAAGCGCCTGGACGACGCGGCCGATCTGGATGCTGTTCTCGCCGCATGGCTGGCCCTGCAATGCGGAATGATCTCCTTTGCGACCTGCGGCGCGGTCGCCCTGCGGGATCATAGCGGCAATCGCAAGATCGCCTCATGGCCCGAAGGCGTCGACGCCGTCTCGCGCCTTCATTCGACGATCGACCTCGCTGTCACGCAGCGCCGCGGCGTGGTGAGCAAGCCCGCCCTCGAATCCGGCGCGCCGTCGCCGGTCGCGCAAATCGCTTTTCCGATCATCATCGACGATAAAGCGCTCGGCGCCGCGGCCATCGAGATCCAAGGCGATGCCCCTGCGCAAGCGCGGCTCGCGGCGCGGCAGCTGCAATGGGGCGTCGCGCGGGTCCGCGAACGTCTGCGCATGGACGCCGCTGCGGAATCGACGCATCGGCTGCGCCGCGTGAGCGGAGTTCTCGACATGCTCGCCGTGGCGCTCGAGGAGGAGGGTTTCGCGCTCGCCTGTCGCGCCTGCGTCACCGAGCTCGCGTCGCTCTATGCTTGCGAACGCGTGAGCGTCGGCTTCGCACAAGAGTCGGGCGTGCGCGTCGTCGCGATCTCCCACAGCGCTCATTTCGGAAAAGACCTCAATCTCGTCCGGCTCTTGAACGGCGCGATGAACGAGGCGGTCGATCAGCACGCGATCGTCCTCTACCCGACGCGCGCGGACGAATCGACGATCGTCCGCGCGCATGCCGAATTGGCGGAGGCGCATGGCTGCGCCGCCATTCTGACGATGCCGATGTTCGCCAAGGACCAATTCATCGGGGCCTTGAGCTTCGAGCGCGGCAAGGACCGGCCGTTTCAGCCGGACGAAATCGCTTTTCTCGAATGTCTCGCCTCCGCTCTCGGTCCCGTGCTCGACATTCGCCGCCGCGATGACCGCTGGCTGATCGTCAAAGCGTGGGAATCGCTTCGCGCGCAGGCGCATGATCTCGTCGGGCCGGGTCATGTCGGACGCAAGCTCGTCGCTCTCGCGCTGATCGCGTCCACCATGCTTCTCTATCTCGTGACCGACGTCTACCGCGTGAACGCCAACGCCGTTATCGAGGGCCGGGTGCAGCGCGCGATCGTCGCGCCCTTCAACGGGTTCATCGAGGAAGCGCATGTGCGCGCCGGCGACGAGGTTCGCAGCGGAGAGGCGCTGGCGACGCTCGACGATCGCGAATTCGCGCTCGAGCGCTTGCGCTGGGTCACGGAGAGACAGAAGAAGCAATATGAATTCGAGCGCGCCGGCGGCGCGCGCAATCGCGCCGACGCGCGCGTGCTCGGCGCCGAGATGCAGGAGTCCGAGGCGCAGATCAAGCTCGCCGACGAGCAGCTCGCGCGCACGAAATTGCGGGCGCCTTTCGACGGCCTCGTCGTCTCCGGCGACCTCAGCCAGTCTGTCGGAGCCGCGGTGCAGCGCGGTCAGCTTCTGTTCGAGATCGCTCCGCTCGATGATTGGCGGGTCGTTCTGGATGTCGACGAATCGCAGGTGAACGAGATCGTGAAAGGGGCGCCCGGCGAGTTGCTGATCGCGGCGCTCCCCAACGAGACGTTTCCGCTCATCGTCGAAAAAATCACCCCTGTCGCAAAGGCCGATGAAGGCGCGAACACGTTCCGCATCGAGGCCGCGCTGCGGGCGAGCTCGCCGAAGCTGCGGCCCGGCATGAGAGGCGTCGGAAAAGTGGAGGCGGGCCGAAGACGCATAGGCTGGATCTGGACCCGATCGCTGGCCGATTGGCTGAAGGTCTGGTCATGGCGATGGCTGGATTAG
- a CDS encoding RES family NAD+ phosphorylase, whose protein sequence is MEILPARTELHRVHRTEHQPIFFGPGPEAPPTYRFDSASASFGVLYVAFRFAGALVETLLRNPRRKMVAQADIEARASSVLRCRRALRIVQLHGAGLQILGLDNSISTGPYAPCGAWADALWAHPEAPDGLAFRSRHDPDQLCLAIFERAGDSFDAEPAVRLVDQLPEVAKILGAYGKSLAPTPL, encoded by the coding sequence ATCGAGATTTTGCCAGCTCGGACGGAGCTCCATCGCGTGCATCGGACGGAGCATCAGCCGATATTCTTCGGTCCGGGTCCCGAAGCGCCGCCGACCTATCGTTTCGATAGCGCTTCCGCCTCATTTGGCGTGCTGTATGTCGCGTTTCGCTTCGCCGGCGCGCTGGTCGAGACCTTGCTGCGCAATCCACGCAGGAAAATGGTCGCTCAAGCCGACATCGAAGCGCGCGCTTCGAGCGTCCTGCGCTGTCGGCGCGCGCTGCGTATCGTTCAATTGCACGGCGCCGGGCTACAGATTCTCGGCCTCGACAATTCCATCTCGACCGGACCTTATGCGCCTTGCGGCGCCTGGGCCGACGCGCTGTGGGCGCATCCTGAGGCGCCGGATGGCCTCGCCTTCCGCTCCCGGCACGATCCCGACCAGCTGTGCCTGGCGATTTTCGAGAGGGCAGGGGACTCCTTCGACGCCGAACCAGCCGTGCGTCTCGTCGACCAGCTTCCAGAGGTCGCCAAAATACTCGGCGCCTACGGAAAATCGCTCGCGCCGACTCCGCTCTGA